The Corynebacterium camporealensis genome contains a region encoding:
- the secE gene encoding preprotein translocase subunit SecE, translating to MSDEQAGAPRPTGKRQLSGAADTTTSQAYEAKRDTRAQSEESPGGGVGAFPGEVATEMKKVVWPTPKEMVQYTLVTFAFLIIMTALVWGVDTLVGLGVEQVLTP from the coding sequence GTGAGCGATGAACAGGCAGGCGCACCGCGTCCTACTGGTAAGCGCCAGCTTTCGGGAGCTGCGGATACCACCACGTCGCAGGCCTACGAGGCGAAGCGCGATACCCGCGCACAATCCGAGGAGAGCCCCGGCGGCGGCGTAGGCGCCTTCCCGGGTGAGGTCGCCACCGAGATGAAGAAGGTGGTCTGGCCAACTCCGAAGGAGATGGTGCAGTACACCCTGGTGACCTTCGCATTCCTGATCATCATGACCGCCCTGGTATGGGGCGTCGACACGCTGGTCGGCCTGGGAGTTGAGCAGGTGCTCACTCCTTAG
- the rplK gene encoding 50S ribosomal protein L11 codes for MAPKKKVTGFIKLQIEAGAANPAPPVGPALGAHGVNIMEFCKAYNAATENQRGNVVPVEITVYEDRSFDFKLKTPPAAKLLLKAAGIQKGSGVPHTDKVGSVTWDQCKEIAQTKFEDLNARDIDNGARAIAGTARSMGITVEGIPAK; via the coding sequence ATGGCTCCGAAGAAGAAGGTAACTGGCTTCATCAAGCTGCAGATCGAGGCAGGCGCTGCTAACCCGGCACCTCCGGTTGGCCCGGCACTGGGTGCCCACGGCGTCAACATCATGGAATTCTGCAAGGCTTACAACGCCGCTACCGAAAACCAGCGCGGCAACGTCGTGCCGGTTGAGATCACCGTTTACGAGGATCGCTCCTTCGATTTCAAGCTGAAGACTCCGCCGGCTGCCAAGCTGCTGCTGAAGGCCGCTGGTATCCAGAAGGGCTCCGGCGTCCCGCACACCGACAAGGTCGGCTCCGTGACCTGGGATCAGTGCAAGGAGATTGCACAGACCAAGTTCGAGGACCTCAACGCTCGTGACATCGACAACGGCGCCCGCGCTATCGCTGGTACCGCTCGCTCCATGGGCATCACCGTTGAAGGTATCCCGGCTAAGTAA
- the nusG gene encoding transcription termination/antitermination protein NusG: protein MSDEKNVETVETSVEAELIGSVQDQAAEAVADAEGDAAQTAADESAAEDAEDVPAEAAAEEAPANPEEALAAAEETDPDAEYRKRLREYVRELKKLPGQWYIIQCYSGYENKVKTNLDMRAQTLEVEDSIFDVVVPIEQVLEANKDGKKKLVKKKLLPGYVLVRMELNDAAWSVVRDTPGVTSFVGNEGNATPVKIRDVAKFLLPNDTAASKGEAAANKDEGEQVVSMPEKELKKAYAHDYEVGEAVTILSGPLASVSATISEIDPETGKMQGLVSIFGRETPVELSPTEIERIS from the coding sequence ATGAGCGACGAGAAGAACGTCGAAACCGTAGAGACTTCGGTGGAGGCCGAGCTGATCGGCAGCGTCCAGGACCAGGCCGCAGAAGCCGTAGCCGACGCCGAAGGCGATGCTGCCCAGACCGCGGCGGATGAGTCCGCAGCAGAGGATGCCGAGGACGTACCGGCAGAGGCTGCCGCAGAAGAAGCCCCGGCAAACCCGGAAGAGGCTCTGGCAGCTGCTGAAGAGACTGACCCGGATGCGGAGTACCGCAAGCGTCTGCGCGAGTACGTGCGTGAGCTGAAGAAGCTGCCGGGCCAGTGGTACATCATTCAGTGCTACTCCGGTTACGAGAACAAGGTGAAGACCAACCTGGACATGCGTGCCCAGACCCTCGAGGTGGAAGACTCCATCTTCGACGTGGTCGTTCCGATTGAGCAGGTTCTCGAGGCCAACAAGGACGGCAAGAAGAAGCTCGTCAAGAAGAAGCTGCTGCCGGGCTACGTCCTGGTGCGCATGGAGCTTAACGATGCCGCATGGTCCGTCGTCCGCGATACCCCAGGCGTGACCTCGTTCGTGGGCAACGAGGGTAATGCAACCCCGGTGAAGATTCGCGACGTCGCCAAGTTCCTGCTCCCGAACGACACCGCTGCCTCCAAGGGCGAGGCTGCCGCCAACAAGGACGAAGGCGAGCAGGTTGTCTCCATGCCGGAGAAGGAGCTGAAGAAGGCTTACGCACACGACTACGAGGTCGGCGAGGCTGTCACCATCCTGTCCGGCCCGCTGGCATCGGTGTCCGCTACTATTTCCGAAATCGACCCGGAAACCGGCAAGATGCAGGGCCTGGTGTCCATCTTCGGCCGCGAGACCCCGGTGGAGCTGTCCCCGACCGAGATCGAGCGCATTTCCTAA